A genomic segment from Yimella sp. cx-51 encodes:
- a CDS encoding M20/M25/M40 family metallo-hydrolase, giving the protein MVDPLLALQAAIRHRTIAGEGLEAEFDGLHADLRAHFPLLFAACEEVQLPQHALLLKWPGSAADRPIVLMAHQDVVPVNPRDDWTHPAFDAVIDDEFIWGRGTLDCKGSLIAICAAVEQLIVEGFTPARDVWLSFSSDEEIAGVTAPLAVEALQERGVQPWFVLDEGGMAVTGAFPGVEPPIAVIGLTEKGLVDLQLTATAEGGHASMPPSDSAPARLAKAILALQKSPAPAHLPDPTVQMLNRLAPQVKPPLRAALANADRLRVPLAKVLARVSPATAAMTRTTYAITQLSGSPAHNVLATSATAVLNMRVAVNETVDEAVQRVRKVAGDQVEVTVTKAYEPSSVAPLGDAYELLEQITAEAMPDVTPVPYVVMAATDARHFQRVWPACYRFNPFRMNPSQRESLHNVDERLEVASFEEGIRWYTTLLRRL; this is encoded by the coding sequence ATGGTCGACCCCCTTCTGGCGTTGCAGGCTGCCATCCGACATCGAACGATCGCCGGTGAAGGTCTGGAGGCGGAGTTCGACGGTCTCCATGCCGACCTGCGTGCTCACTTCCCACTGCTGTTCGCCGCCTGCGAAGAGGTCCAATTGCCCCAGCACGCCTTGCTGCTCAAATGGCCGGGCAGTGCTGCCGATCGCCCGATCGTGCTCATGGCGCACCAGGACGTCGTCCCCGTCAACCCGCGCGACGACTGGACCCACCCCGCCTTCGACGCGGTGATCGACGACGAATTCATCTGGGGGAGAGGCACGCTCGACTGCAAGGGCTCGCTCATCGCAATCTGCGCAGCCGTGGAGCAATTGATCGTCGAGGGCTTCACTCCGGCACGTGATGTCTGGCTGTCGTTCAGTTCGGACGAGGAGATCGCGGGCGTCACCGCTCCACTCGCCGTCGAGGCGTTGCAGGAGCGCGGCGTCCAGCCGTGGTTCGTGCTCGACGAGGGCGGAATGGCGGTCACCGGCGCGTTTCCTGGAGTCGAGCCACCCATCGCGGTGATCGGACTGACCGAGAAGGGCCTGGTCGACCTGCAGCTGACTGCCACTGCCGAGGGCGGACATGCGTCGATGCCGCCCAGCGACAGCGCTCCCGCTCGGCTGGCGAAGGCGATCTTGGCCCTGCAGAAGAGCCCGGCTCCGGCGCACCTACCCGACCCGACCGTCCAGATGCTCAATCGCCTTGCGCCCCAGGTGAAACCGCCACTGCGCGCGGCGCTGGCGAATGCCGATCGGTTGCGCGTCCCGCTGGCCAAGGTGCTGGCCCGGGTCAGCCCTGCGACCGCGGCGATGACCCGCACCACGTACGCGATCACCCAACTCAGCGGGTCGCCCGCACACAACGTGCTCGCCACCTCGGCGACGGCCGTGCTCAACATGCGCGTGGCCGTCAACGAGACCGTCGACGAAGCCGTCCAGCGCGTGCGGAAGGTGGCCGGCGATCAGGTCGAGGTCACCGTGACCAAGGCCTACGAGCCGAGCTCTGTCGCACCGCTCGGCGACGCGTACGAACTGCTGGAACAGATCACGGCTGAGGCGATGCCGGACGTCACCCCGGTGCCCTACGTGGTGATGGCCGCAACGGATGCGCGTCACTTCCAGCGAGTCTGGCCCGCCTGCTATCGGTTCAACCCGTTCCGCATGAACCCCTCCCAGCGGGAGAGCCTGCACAACGTGGACGAGCGGCTCGAAGTCGCGTCCTTCGAGGAGGGAATCCGTTGGTACACAACGCTGCTGCGCCGTCTGTAG
- a CDS encoding MFS transporter, whose protein sequence is MVHNAAAPSVDKKPSAFAGIGAIVGFLVCVEIASGALQGYYTPLFTDIARNLSIKDADVNWFEAAQLTVSALVVPILARLGDTIGHRKVLLLATVVTAIATWAVAFAPTFSTFLVAWAFAGFYVVWLPLEIAIIHRRTKGDPHRTRMAAAVLVFALEISVIVAALTAGGLATSLSMPALLSIPAIVVTLAIPAIWFGVPEVPIESRPALDLPGFGLITVALALLMGGLIAVRVDGPSSIWAIGLLVLAVAMFVAFGRFELRQTEPLVDLRILGATRQWPIQATAFLLGVSVLGAQIPLSTFARTDPDVTGYGLGATAASVSTIIGLYVITLAIGALSLPLLAKLITAHGALVVGAALVGLGYLMFLPLHAVLWQLMLNMAIAGLGSGLLVAALPAAAAAEAPVTHTGFVTGMTNMTKTVGGAIASSIFAIALATTGSIDADAAQNHASLGGYMTVFAICGASAVLAALILLLRRPRIASTGH, encoded by the coding sequence TTGGTACACAACGCTGCTGCGCCGTCTGTAGACAAGAAGCCATCGGCCTTCGCCGGCATCGGTGCGATCGTCGGCTTCCTGGTCTGCGTCGAGATCGCCTCCGGTGCGCTCCAGGGTTACTACACCCCGCTGTTCACCGACATCGCGCGCAACCTGTCGATCAAGGACGCCGATGTCAACTGGTTCGAAGCCGCACAACTGACCGTCTCGGCCTTGGTTGTGCCGATCCTGGCTCGCCTCGGCGACACCATCGGCCATCGCAAGGTGTTGCTGCTCGCCACCGTCGTCACCGCGATCGCCACCTGGGCCGTGGCTTTCGCGCCGACCTTCAGCACGTTCCTGGTCGCGTGGGCCTTCGCCGGTTTCTACGTCGTCTGGCTGCCGCTGGAGATCGCGATCATCCATCGCCGGACGAAGGGCGATCCGCATCGCACCCGAATGGCCGCAGCGGTGCTCGTCTTCGCCCTCGAAATCTCGGTCATCGTCGCTGCCCTCACTGCAGGCGGGCTGGCCACCTCGTTGTCGATGCCTGCACTGCTCTCGATACCGGCGATCGTGGTCACGCTCGCGATTCCGGCGATCTGGTTCGGCGTGCCGGAGGTGCCGATCGAATCCAGGCCGGCTCTCGACCTGCCCGGTTTCGGTCTGATCACCGTCGCCCTCGCTCTCCTCATGGGCGGCCTCATCGCCGTCCGGGTCGACGGGCCGAGCAGCATCTGGGCGATCGGCCTGCTCGTCCTGGCAGTGGCGATGTTTGTCGCCTTCGGCAGGTTCGAGCTGCGCCAAACCGAACCACTGGTTGACCTGCGCATCCTCGGCGCCACCAGGCAGTGGCCGATCCAGGCGACGGCCTTCCTGCTCGGTGTCTCGGTGCTCGGCGCGCAGATCCCGCTGTCGACCTTTGCTCGCACCGATCCGGACGTGACCGGCTACGGCCTGGGCGCGACCGCCGCGAGCGTGTCGACGATCATCGGGCTCTACGTCATCACGTTGGCGATCGGCGCGCTGAGCCTGCCACTGCTGGCGAAGCTGATCACCGCGCACGGCGCACTGGTCGTCGGTGCTGCGCTCGTCGGGCTCGGCTACCTGATGTTCCTACCGCTGCACGCAGTCTTGTGGCAGCTCATGCTGAACATGGCGATCGCCGGTCTCGGGTCAGGCCTGCTCGTCGCTGCCCTCCCAGCAGCCGCCGCGGCGGAGGCGCCGGTCACGCACACCGGTTTCGTCACCGGAATGACGAACATGACCAAGACGGTGGGCGGAGCGATCGCCAGCAGCATCTTCGCGATTGCGCTCGCGACCACCGGATCGATCGACGCCGATGCGGCGCAGAACCACGCCTCGCTGGGTGGCTACATGACCGTCTTCGCCATCTGCGGCGCCTCTGCGGTTCTCGCCGCACTGATCCTGTTGCTGCGTCGACCGCGTATTGCCTCGACCGGTCACTGA
- a CDS encoding RDD family protein — MTERASGWYEDPNDPATLRYWDGILWTDRTMPRIKPGLDDSHIATPPQMLEPHERHHPAFQQHQGQTHFGKPATATTPDGQALSGWWRRALSMMIDNVLTFLIALPLSWHWLSPWVDGYSTWFRDAMDAARAGQSTPEVPASLYQFPWQVGIVAAVVYLVYEVSLTVWRGQTVGKMLLGIKVRRAEDERPPSLPTALYRFGVKQISTILAPALFLGFVAAIFQIVDYLRPLGDRHRQAFHDSWPGTYVVRTTKKQAAPPMQQAPPPPYQR, encoded by the coding sequence ATGACAGAGCGCGCATCGGGCTGGTACGAGGACCCGAACGACCCCGCGACCCTGCGCTACTGGGACGGGATCTTGTGGACCGACCGCACGATGCCGCGTATCAAGCCGGGCCTCGACGACTCGCACATCGCGACCCCGCCCCAGATGCTCGAGCCGCACGAACGCCATCACCCCGCATTCCAGCAGCACCAGGGACAAACCCATTTCGGCAAGCCCGCGACGGCGACGACTCCCGATGGCCAAGCACTCTCGGGATGGTGGCGACGCGCACTGTCGATGATGATCGACAACGTGCTGACCTTCCTGATCGCGCTGCCGCTCTCCTGGCACTGGCTGAGCCCGTGGGTCGACGGATACAGCACGTGGTTCCGCGACGCCATGGACGCTGCCCGCGCGGGGCAGTCGACACCGGAGGTGCCGGCATCGCTCTACCAATTCCCTTGGCAGGTGGGCATCGTCGCCGCAGTCGTCTACCTCGTCTACGAGGTGTCATTGACGGTCTGGCGTGGACAGACGGTCGGCAAGATGCTCCTCGGCATCAAGGTGCGCCGCGCCGAGGACGAGCGTCCGCCGTCGTTGCCCACCGCGCTCTACCGCTTCGGCGTCAAGCAGATCAGTACCATCCTGGCGCCGGCGCTCTTCCTGGGCTTCGTCGCGGCGATCTTCCAGATCGTCGACTACCTGCGTCCGTTGGGCGACCGTCACCGGCAGGCCTTCCACGACAGTTGGCCCGGCACCTACGTAGTGCGCACGACCAAGAAGCAGGCAGCGCCGCCGATGCAGCAAGCGCCCCCGCCGCCCTACCAGCGGTAG
- the fdhA gene encoding formaldehyde dehydrogenase, glutathione-independent, whose product MTGNRIVVYKGPGEVAVDTFDYPKLEVPKEVADHFGIIQKAPHAVILKLVTTNICGSDQHMVRGRTTAPVGQTLGHEITGEVVEAGEDVLFLKKGDICSTPFNIACGRCRMCQEGKTGICLNVNPARPGAAYGYVDMGGWVGGQADYVMVPYADFNLLKFPDRDAALEKILDLTMLSDIFPTGYHGAYTAGVTTGSTVYVAGAGPVGLAAAYSAQLLGASVVIVGDMNAQRLRQAESFGCETVDLSSGNKLVDMVEQIVGEPLVDAAVDAVGFEARGHGEGADEAPATVLNDAMTVARAGAGIGIPGLYVTGDPGAVDDNAKEGTLGVRLGLGWAKSHALYTGQCPVKRYNRGLMNMILAGKADIGKAVNATVISLDEAPQGYADFDQGAAKKYVIDPHGMVG is encoded by the coding sequence ATGACCGGTAACCGGATCGTCGTCTACAAGGGTCCGGGCGAGGTGGCTGTCGATACCTTCGACTACCCCAAGCTCGAGGTGCCCAAGGAGGTCGCCGACCACTTCGGCATCATCCAGAAGGCGCCACACGCGGTGATCTTGAAATTGGTCACCACCAACATCTGCGGATCGGACCAGCACATGGTGCGTGGCCGCACCACCGCTCCGGTGGGACAAACCCTTGGCCACGAGATCACCGGTGAAGTGGTCGAAGCGGGTGAGGACGTGCTCTTCCTCAAGAAGGGTGACATCTGCTCGACGCCCTTCAACATCGCCTGCGGTCGATGCCGCATGTGCCAGGAAGGCAAGACCGGAATCTGCCTCAACGTCAACCCTGCTCGTCCCGGCGCGGCCTATGGCTATGTCGACATGGGTGGCTGGGTCGGCGGTCAGGCCGACTACGTGATGGTGCCCTACGCCGACTTCAACCTGCTGAAGTTTCCCGACCGGGACGCCGCGCTGGAGAAGATCCTCGACCTCACGATGCTGTCGGACATCTTCCCCACCGGCTACCACGGCGCGTACACCGCAGGCGTCACCACGGGATCGACCGTCTATGTCGCCGGCGCGGGTCCAGTGGGACTGGCAGCGGCCTACTCCGCCCAACTGTTGGGCGCCTCGGTGGTCATCGTCGGCGACATGAATGCGCAGCGCCTGCGGCAGGCGGAGAGCTTCGGCTGCGAGACGGTCGACCTCTCCTCCGGCAACAAGCTGGTCGACATGGTCGAGCAGATCGTGGGTGAGCCGCTGGTCGATGCTGCCGTGGATGCAGTGGGCTTCGAGGCCCGCGGTCACGGGGAAGGAGCCGACGAGGCCCCGGCAACTGTGCTCAATGACGCCATGACCGTCGCACGCGCCGGAGCCGGAATCGGCATCCCGGGTCTGTATGTGACCGGAGACCCCGGCGCGGTCGACGACAACGCCAAGGAAGGCACGCTAGGCGTCCGGCTCGGTCTCGGCTGGGCCAAGTCGCACGCTCTGTACACCGGCCAATGCCCCGTCAAGCGCTACAACCGCGGCCTGATGAACATGATCCTCGCCGGTAAGGCGGACATCGGAAAGGCCGTGAACGCGACGGTCATCTCCTTGGACGAAGCGCCGCAGGGTTACGCCGACTTCGATCAGGGCGCGGCGAAGAAGTACGTCATCGACCCGCACGGCATGGTGGGCTGA
- the fahA gene encoding fumarylacetoacetase, whose product MTLPFTDLYGIDNLPYAIASKAGHAPHVVTRVGDHALDLAGLAAKAGGEAWVDAWSQPTLNAFVAQGCPAWSAAREWLRQTLGDASFEDAVASHLHVLDELTLHLPIEVADYVDFYASEHHATNVGRIFRPDGDALTPNWKHLPIGYHGRSATVVVSGTDIVRPCGQRKAPTDAEPTFGPSIRLDIEAELGFVVGGDTEIGSPVSVDNAGDHLFGVGLFNDWSARDIQAWEYVPLGPFLGKSFASSLAAWITPLEALEPANVAVPQQVPTPLPYLQGEDVFGLDIDIEVELNGEVVSRPPYSTMYWSPAQMLAHLTVNGAAIRTGDLFASGTVSGPEKDQRGSLLELSWSGKEPIHLADGSTRTFLQDGDVVTLRATAPAAGGGRLGLGEVTGRIAPARAV is encoded by the coding sequence GTGACTCTGCCCTTCACCGACCTGTACGGCATCGACAACCTGCCGTATGCCATCGCTTCCAAGGCCGGTCATGCGCCGCACGTGGTCACCCGCGTCGGCGACCACGCACTCGACCTCGCCGGGCTTGCGGCGAAGGCCGGCGGGGAGGCATGGGTCGACGCGTGGTCGCAGCCGACCCTCAATGCCTTTGTCGCACAGGGGTGCCCGGCCTGGAGCGCAGCGCGCGAGTGGCTCCGGCAAACGCTCGGAGACGCCTCCTTCGAAGACGCTGTGGCATCGCACCTCCACGTGTTGGACGAGCTCACGTTGCACCTGCCGATCGAGGTGGCCGACTACGTCGACTTCTACGCCAGCGAGCACCACGCCACGAATGTCGGACGCATCTTCCGTCCGGACGGCGACGCTCTCACTCCCAACTGGAAGCACCTGCCGATCGGCTATCACGGACGTTCGGCCACCGTCGTGGTGAGCGGCACCGATATCGTCCGCCCCTGCGGTCAGCGCAAGGCGCCGACCGACGCGGAGCCCACCTTCGGCCCGAGCATCCGACTCGACATCGAGGCCGAACTCGGCTTCGTCGTCGGCGGCGACACTGAGATCGGCAGCCCGGTCAGCGTCGACAACGCTGGTGACCACCTGTTCGGCGTGGGTCTGTTCAACGACTGGTCGGCACGCGACATCCAGGCCTGGGAGTACGTGCCGCTCGGTCCTTTCCTCGGCAAGTCGTTCGCCTCGTCGCTGGCCGCCTGGATCACCCCGCTCGAAGCGCTTGAGCCAGCGAACGTGGCTGTGCCGCAGCAGGTTCCGACGCCGTTGCCCTACCTGCAAGGTGAGGACGTCTTCGGTCTCGACATCGACATCGAGGTGGAACTGAACGGTGAGGTCGTCAGCCGTCCGCCCTACTCGACGATGTACTGGTCACCGGCGCAGATGTTGGCGCACCTGACTGTCAACGGCGCAGCGATCCGCACCGGCGATCTCTTCGCGTCCGGCACGGTGTCGGGCCCGGAGAAGGACCAACGCGGCAGCCTGCTCGAACTCTCGTGGAGCGGCAAGGAGCCCATTCACCTGGCCGACGGCAGCACCCGCACCTTCCTGCAAGACGGCGACGTGGTCACCCTTCGGGCCACGGCACCCGCAGCCGGTGGTGGACGCCTCGGCCTCGGTGAGGTGACCGGCCGGATCGCCCCGGCACGCGCGGTCTGA
- a CDS encoding homogentisate 1,2-dioxygenase yields the protein MAFYRVQGNVPPKRHTQHRSESGDLYYEELMGEEGFSSDSSLLYHRFIPSAISDARDWPITEALRTTPNHPLLPRHLKLHDLFDAEAKGVDVVTGRRLVLGNGDVRISYVVADAPSPWYRNGIGDECVYIERGGARVETVFGAFTVGQGDYMLIPRATTHRWIPLVKGEEGFVEPLRAYPIEANSHIAPPKRYLSRYGQLLEHAPFCERDLRGPEGPLLAEDIGADPTEATEVYIKHRGSTGIVGTVYTYPFHPLDVVGWDGCLYPYVFNVDDFEPITGRVHQPPPVHQVFEGYNFVICNFVPRKVDYHPLAIPVPYYHSNVDSDEVMFYVDGDYEARKGSGIGKGSISLHPGGHAHGPQPGATEKSIGVEAFDELAVMVDTFRPLELGEAGLAVDDGVYAWSWVGGKQP from the coding sequence ATGGCGTTCTATCGAGTGCAGGGCAATGTGCCACCCAAGCGGCACACGCAGCACCGCAGCGAGAGCGGTGACCTGTACTACGAGGAGCTGATGGGCGAGGAGGGCTTCTCCTCCGACTCCTCCCTGCTCTATCACCGATTCATCCCCTCGGCGATCAGCGATGCGCGTGACTGGCCGATCACCGAGGCCCTGCGCACCACGCCCAACCATCCGCTCCTGCCGCGCCACCTGAAGCTGCACGACCTCTTCGACGCCGAGGCCAAGGGCGTGGACGTCGTCACCGGCCGCCGACTCGTGCTCGGTAATGGCGATGTGCGCATCTCGTACGTCGTCGCCGATGCTCCGAGCCCGTGGTACCGCAACGGAATTGGCGACGAGTGTGTCTACATCGAGCGCGGGGGAGCGCGTGTCGAGACCGTCTTCGGCGCCTTCACCGTCGGCCAGGGCGACTACATGCTCATCCCGCGGGCCACCACCCACCGCTGGATCCCGCTGGTTAAGGGCGAGGAAGGCTTCGTGGAGCCGCTGCGGGCCTACCCGATCGAGGCCAACTCCCACATCGCACCGCCCAAGCGCTACCTGTCGCGCTACGGACAGCTGCTGGAGCACGCACCCTTCTGCGAGCGTGACCTGCGCGGACCGGAAGGCCCATTGCTGGCCGAAGACATCGGCGCCGACCCCACCGAGGCCACCGAGGTCTACATCAAACACCGCGGCTCGACCGGCATCGTCGGCACGGTCTACACCTATCCCTTCCACCCGCTGGACGTCGTGGGCTGGGACGGCTGTCTCTACCCGTATGTCTTCAACGTCGACGACTTCGAGCCGATCACCGGACGCGTGCACCAGCCGCCGCCGGTGCACCAGGTCTTCGAGGGCTACAACTTCGTCATCTGCAACTTCGTGCCGCGCAAGGTCGACTACCACCCGCTGGCGATCCCGGTGCCCTACTACCACTCCAACGTCGACAGCGACGAGGTGATGTTCTACGTCGACGGCGATTACGAAGCCCGTAAGGGTTCGGGCATCGGCAAGGGCTCGATCTCGCTGCACCCGGGCGGCCACGCGCACGGACCGCAGCCGGGCGCGACGGAGAAGTCGATCGGGGTGGAAGCCTTCGACGAACTGGCGGTCATGGTCGACACGTTCCGTCCGCTCGAACTCGGTGAGGCCGGTCTCGCTGTCGACGACGGCGTGTACGCGTGGAGTTGGGTGGGCGGCAAACAGCCCTGA
- a CDS encoding GNAT family N-acetyltransferase — MHLPATYTTRPLNLDDAQSVFEVMAAVEQEALGHVDIELADIVADWQRPSFEVTTSTLGVFQDEHLIAYGEYQGAERSDAAVHPDHTGRGLGTYVAHWIQQKARERGASIVGMPVPQGSLGDALLTALGYQVRWTSWVLQLPGGTTVPPRPLPDGYQVRQAEPQELPELHDVAEDAFLEWSDRDRESLADFEAETVLRPGFEPWMLRVVIDTAGRIAAVATLVIDAAGEAYVSRLATRVDQRHRGLAQALLIDAFAVGREHGATTFGLSTDSRTGALDLYRKVGMEVTDVWLHRAITL; from the coding sequence ATGCACCTGCCTGCGACGTACACCACTCGTCCGCTCAATCTCGACGACGCGCAGTCCGTTTTCGAGGTCATGGCCGCCGTCGAGCAGGAGGCGCTCGGCCACGTCGACATCGAACTCGCCGACATCGTCGCCGATTGGCAGCGCCCCAGCTTCGAAGTGACCACCAGCACCCTCGGCGTCTTCCAGGACGAGCATCTGATCGCCTACGGCGAGTACCAAGGCGCCGAACGCAGTGACGCCGCGGTGCACCCGGACCACACCGGACGCGGTCTCGGCACATATGTGGCGCACTGGATCCAGCAGAAGGCGCGTGAGCGGGGCGCGTCGATCGTCGGAATGCCTGTGCCGCAGGGCAGCCTGGGTGACGCCTTGCTGACGGCGCTCGGCTACCAAGTGCGCTGGACGTCGTGGGTGCTGCAACTGCCGGGCGGCACGACCGTGCCGCCGCGACCGCTTCCTGATGGATACCAGGTGCGTCAAGCAGAGCCGCAGGAGTTACCCGAACTGCACGACGTGGCCGAAGACGCGTTCCTGGAGTGGTCGGACCGGGATCGTGAATCGCTGGCCGACTTCGAAGCCGAAACCGTGCTGCGCCCTGGGTTCGAGCCGTGGATGCTGCGCGTGGTGATTGACACCGCAGGTCGCATCGCAGCGGTCGCGACGCTGGTCATCGACGCCGCCGGTGAGGCCTATGTGAGCCGGCTGGCGACGCGAGTCGATCAGCGGCACCGCGGCCTCGCCCAAGCACTGCTCATCGACGCGTTTGCCGTGGGTCGTGAGCACGGCGCCACCACCTTCGGGCTGTCGACCGATTCGCGCACCGGGGCGCTCGATCTCTACCGCAAGGTCGGGATGGAAGTAACCGACGTCTGGCTGCACCGCGCGATCACCCTCTGA
- a CDS encoding isochorismatase family protein has product MTRALIVVDVQNDFCEGGSLAVAGGTKVAGAIADYVHAQGGDYATIIATADWHIDPGTHWSDSPDYVDSWPVHCEVGTPGADFRPEVESVIAASDRIFRKGQYEAAYSGFEGRDDREGTIEQWLKAKGITSVDVCGIATDFCVKATALDAKNAGFETNVLLDLTAGVSPATTADALKALRDNEVGLTGSPVVGQG; this is encoded by the coding sequence ATGACCAGGGCACTGATCGTCGTCGACGTCCAGAACGACTTCTGCGAGGGCGGCTCGCTCGCCGTCGCAGGTGGCACGAAGGTGGCCGGCGCCATCGCCGACTACGTGCACGCCCAGGGTGGTGACTACGCCACGATCATTGCCACGGCTGACTGGCACATCGATCCCGGCACGCACTGGTCGGACTCCCCCGACTACGTCGACAGTTGGCCCGTGCACTGCGAGGTCGGCACGCCGGGCGCTGATTTCCGGCCCGAGGTCGAATCGGTGATCGCAGCCAGCGACCGCATCTTCCGCAAGGGTCAGTACGAGGCTGCGTACTCCGGTTTCGAGGGCCGCGACGACCGCGAAGGCACGATCGAGCAATGGTTGAAAGCCAAGGGGATCACCTCGGTCGACGTGTGTGGCATCGCCACCGACTTCTGCGTGAAGGCCACGGCATTGGACGCCAAGAACGCCGGCTTCGAGACGAACGTGCTGCTCGACCTCACCGCAGGAGTCTCGCCGGCTACGACCGCTGACGCGCTGAAAGCGTTGCGCGACAACGAGGTCGGCCTCACCGGCAGCCCGGTCGTCGGCCAGGGCTGA
- a CDS encoding nicotinate phosphoribosyltransferase, which yields MTTDKNVAAAAASTALLTDHYELTMLQATLRSGAAHRRSIFELFARRLPDGRRYGVVAGTGRVLDAIENFRFGKAELEHLRQAKVVDEPTLEWLANYRFSGDIWGYAEGEMFFPNSPVLVVESSFAEGVILETLMLSIMNHDSAIAAAASRMTAAADGRPCIEMGSRRTHEWSAVAAARAAYIAGFGTTSNLEAGRSHGVPTAGTAAHAFTLVHDDEREAFQAQIEAFGRNTTLLVDTYDVKNAVNIAVEIAGPELGGVRLDSGDLLVQAREVREQLDSLGATKTRIVVTSDLDEYAISALQAGPVDVYGVGTSLVTGSGAPTAGMVYKLVQREDHNGQMVGVAKKSKDKKSIAGRKYAMRRLCASGLAEAEVVGIGEAPKGDSNDRHLMVELVKDGERVDRSTLEDARDRHSASRAELPARALQMSRGEAVIPTIFEGE from the coding sequence GTGACTACCGACAAGAACGTCGCCGCGGCGGCCGCTTCGACCGCTCTGCTCACCGACCACTACGAGTTGACGATGTTGCAGGCGACTCTGCGCAGTGGGGCGGCGCACCGGCGCAGCATCTTCGAACTGTTCGCGCGGCGGCTGCCCGACGGTCGGCGTTACGGCGTCGTGGCCGGCACTGGTCGAGTGCTGGACGCCATCGAGAATTTCCGCTTCGGGAAAGCCGAGCTGGAGCACCTGCGGCAGGCGAAAGTGGTCGACGAGCCGACGCTGGAGTGGCTGGCGAACTACCGCTTCTCCGGTGACATCTGGGGTTACGCCGAGGGTGAGATGTTTTTCCCCAACTCCCCCGTGCTCGTGGTGGAGTCCAGCTTCGCCGAAGGCGTCATCCTGGAGACGCTGATGCTGTCGATCATGAACCACGACAGCGCCATTGCCGCCGCGGCTTCCCGCATGACGGCCGCTGCCGATGGACGCCCGTGCATCGAAATGGGTTCGCGTCGTACGCACGAATGGTCGGCCGTTGCCGCCGCCCGGGCCGCCTACATCGCCGGCTTCGGCACCACCTCAAACCTCGAGGCCGGACGCAGTCACGGCGTCCCGACGGCCGGCACCGCGGCGCACGCGTTCACGCTCGTGCACGACGACGAGCGCGAGGCCTTCCAGGCGCAGATCGAAGCCTTCGGTCGCAACACCACCTTGCTGGTCGACACCTACGACGTGAAGAACGCGGTCAACATCGCCGTCGAGATCGCCGGGCCTGAGCTGGGTGGCGTGCGACTCGACTCCGGTGACCTGCTGGTGCAGGCACGCGAAGTGCGCGAGCAACTCGACTCCCTCGGCGCCACCAAGACCCGCATCGTGGTCACCTCAGACCTGGACGAGTACGCCATCTCGGCGCTCCAGGCCGGACCGGTCGACGTCTACGGCGTCGGCACCTCGCTGGTGACCGGCTCCGGTGCACCGACGGCCGGCATGGTCTACAAGCTCGTGCAGCGTGAGGACCACAACGGCCAGATGGTGGGCGTCGCCAAAAAGAGCAAGGACAAGAAGAGCATCGCCGGACGCAAGTACGCGATGCGCCGGCTCTGCGCCAGCGGCCTGGCCGAGGCCGAGGTGGTGGGCATCGGTGAAGCACCGAAGGGCGATTCAAACGACCGGCACCTCATGGTCGAACTCGTCAAGGACGGCGAGCGGGTCGATCGCTCGACGCTCGAGGACGCCCGCGATCGTCACAGCGCCTCCCGCGCCGAGCTCCCGGCCCGTGCATTGCAGATGTCGCGCGGCGAGGCGGTCATCCCCACCATCTTCGAAGGCGAATGA
- the clpS gene encoding ATP-dependent Clp protease adapter ClpS: protein MSVAPPEIEEVVDLDADVEIDKGWVTLVWNDPVNLMSYVSWVFQTYFGYSREKAEELMLAVHNEGRAAVSHGTRERMETDTAAMHGYSLWATFQRDE from the coding sequence GTGTCCGTAGCGCCCCCCGAGATCGAAGAGGTCGTCGACCTCGACGCCGATGTCGAGATCGACAAGGGATGGGTAACCCTCGTCTGGAACGACCCGGTCAACCTGATGTCCTACGTCTCGTGGGTCTTCCAGACCTACTTCGGCTACTCCCGGGAGAAGGCCGAGGAGTTGATGTTGGCCGTGCACAACGAGGGTCGTGCTGCTGTCTCGCACGGCACCCGCGAGCGCATGGAGACCGATACCGCTGCGATGCATGGCTATTCGCTGTGGGCGACCTTCCAGCGGGACGAGTGA